Proteins encoded within one genomic window of Flavobacterium gilvum:
- a CDS encoding CPBP family intramembrane glutamic endopeptidase — MKSFNSASKSFYALCRVLLFYVLSIAIFAAVSGFCKKLHLDDYLSISITSILTFVLILLFAKRDKLTLSDIGLKIKSTHFPRFLSGFGLGFILVLIQALIASNFAEIKFNLSGNISVLSIISSLGLYFVIALREELVFRSYAMRNLANSINPVFALVFITIIFILEHVISGMSWKMSIIGSGLGGILFGLSALKTKGIALPLGIHFAWNFTQCLLGFKSNSGIWKEVVEKGHEAHAENVALIGFVIAMTIGISFILLFYKKEKI; from the coding sequence ATGAAATCATTTAACAGTGCCTCAAAATCATTTTATGCATTGTGTCGAGTTCTACTCTTCTATGTCCTAAGTATTGCGATCTTCGCCGCTGTTTCTGGTTTTTGCAAAAAATTACATTTGGACGATTATTTGTCTATTTCGATTACATCAATTCTCACCTTCGTTTTAATCCTACTTTTTGCAAAAAGGGACAAACTGACTTTAAGTGATATTGGTCTAAAAATTAAAAGCACCCACTTTCCAAGATTTCTAAGCGGTTTCGGACTTGGATTTATTTTGGTACTAATTCAGGCGCTAATTGCGAGTAACTTTGCTGAAATAAAATTTAATTTATCAGGAAACATATCGGTTTTAAGCATTATTTCGTCTTTGGGACTTTACTTTGTCATTGCGTTACGGGAAGAATTGGTCTTTCGCTCTTACGCAATGCGAAATCTAGCCAATTCAATAAATCCTGTTTTTGCTTTAGTTTTTATAACCATAATTTTCATATTGGAACATGTCATTTCTGGAATGTCTTGGAAAATGTCAATAATTGGATCCGGGCTTGGCGGAATTTTATTTGGTTTGTCAGCACTTAAAACAAAAGGCATTGCGTTACCACTGGGAATACATTTTGCGTGGAATTTTACACAATGTCTGTTGGGTTTTAAGAGTAACAGCGGTATTTGGAAAGAAGTGGTTGAAAAAGGTCACGAAGCTCATGCCGAAAATGTTGCTTTAATCGGTTTTGTTATTGCCATGACCATTGGTATTTCCTTCATTCTTTTATTTTATAAAAAGGAAAAAATATAA
- a CDS encoding DUF3307 domain-containing protein translates to MFELILKITLAHLIGDFVFQTNKMVESIANKKLKSTFLYLHILIHLVLILSITKFEKQYILPAIVLAISHLVIDIITKIVIKNKISTVGNLALDQALHAITIGLFINHFYEYKIDFDIIFNSKNYLLFIALVCITFVSAIVIKKIMEMFNFPFPNNGIKDAGKYIGMLERLFIFVFVTTSFWEGIGFLLAAKSIFRFGDLKENKEIKLTEYILIGTLISFGIAILIGEVYLKLKNFT, encoded by the coding sequence ATGTTTGAATTAATATTAAAAATTACATTAGCCCATTTAATTGGAGACTTTGTTTTTCAAACCAATAAAATGGTGGAGAGTATTGCAAATAAGAAACTTAAATCAACCTTTTTATACCTCCATATTTTAATACATTTAGTACTGATTCTATCTATTACTAAATTTGAAAAGCAATACATTTTACCTGCAATTGTTTTGGCAATCTCACATTTAGTAATAGATATAATAACCAAAATAGTAATCAAAAATAAAATTAGTACCGTTGGTAATTTGGCACTCGACCAGGCATTACACGCAATCACAATCGGTCTATTTATCAATCACTTCTATGAATATAAAATAGATTTTGACATTATATTTAATTCTAAAAATTATTTATTATTTATAGCATTAGTATGTATCACATTTGTTTCGGCAATTGTAATAAAAAAGATAATGGAAATGTTCAATTTTCCTTTTCCAAATAACGGAATAAAAGACGCCGGTAAATACATCGGAATGTTGGAACGCTTATTTATTTTTGTCTTTGTGACCACTTCATTTTGGGAAGGAATTGGATTTTTATTGGCTGCCAAATCAATTTTTAGATTTGGCGATTTAAAAGAAAATAAAGAAATTAAATTAACCGAGTATATATTAATTGGAACTTTAATCAGTTTTGGCATTGCAATATTAATTGGTGAAGTTTATTTAAAATTAAAAAATTTCACCTAA
- a CDS encoding SatD family protein: MVAVITGDIINSRNVNSEIWLPKLKEYFSEITLTTKKWEIYRGDSFQIEVTPENALEIAIGIKALIKSNSKLDVRMSIGIGEKSFEGEKITESNGSAYINSGESFEKIKNNTLILKSPFQEFDDYLNPILRLLSFIGNNWKPVTSETIFYTLKNKELLQKEIAEKLSKDKTTINKALKRGGYDEITEILDLYSKKIKQCLN, from the coding sequence ATGGTAGCAGTAATTACAGGAGATATAATAAATTCCCGAAATGTGAATTCTGAAATTTGGCTTCCAAAGCTGAAAGAATATTTTTCGGAAATTACATTAACCACAAAAAAATGGGAAATATATAGAGGTGATAGTTTTCAGATAGAAGTTACTCCCGAAAATGCCTTAGAAATTGCAATCGGCATAAAAGCTTTGATAAAATCAAACAGCAAATTAGACGTTAGAATGTCGATAGGCATAGGAGAAAAAAGTTTTGAAGGAGAAAAAATCACTGAATCAAATGGTTCTGCCTATATAAATTCAGGCGAAAGTTTCGAAAAGATTAAAAATAATACATTAATTCTAAAGAGCCCTTTTCAAGAATTTGATGACTACTTAAATCCAATATTACGATTATTGAGTTTTATTGGCAACAACTGGAAACCTGTTACCTCCGAAACAATATTCTATACTTTAAAAAATAAAGAACTGCTCCAAAAGGAAATAGCTGAAAAATTATCAAAAGATAAAACAACAATAAATAAAGCATTGAAACGAGGAGGATATGACGAAATAACAGAAATCTTAGATTTATATTCAAAAAAGATAAAGCAATGTTTGAATTAA
- a CDS encoding PH domain-containing protein, with the protein MGLFNAILGNASEVNLENLSKEYEPLLIEGEKIEKGFKVIKDMFVFTNKRMILVEKQLVGSKVDYLSIPYSSIKKFSKESAGILDMDAELKIWLTGEAAPISKQFGKSGNNINEVYQILSKHILK; encoded by the coding sequence ATGGGACTATTTAATGCCATTTTGGGCAACGCATCAGAAGTGAATCTTGAAAATCTTTCAAAGGAATATGAACCTTTATTGATTGAAGGTGAAAAAATCGAAAAAGGATTCAAAGTAATTAAGGATATGTTTGTTTTTACGAATAAAAGAATGATTTTGGTCGAAAAACAATTAGTGGGAAGCAAGGTGGATTATCTTTCGATTCCATATTCATCGATCAAAAAATTCTCCAAGGAAAGTGCCGGAATTCTAGATATGGATGCCGAATTAAAAATTTGGCTGACTGGCGAAGCCGCTCCTATTTCGAAACAATTTGGCAAAAGTGGCAACAATATCAATGAAGTGTATCAAATTTTGAGTAAACATATTTTGAAATGA